One window from the genome of Streptomyces sp. NBC_00708 encodes:
- the tyrS gene encoding tyrosine--tRNA ligase, which produces MTDIVDELKWRGLFAQSTDEDALRKALADGPVTFYCGYDPTAASLHVGHLVQVLTMRRLQQAGLRPLALVGGATGQIGDPRPTAERTLNDPETVARWVTRLRSQIEPFLSFEGENAAVMVNNLDWTAGLSAIEFLRDIGKHFRVNKMLTKESIARRLESDEGISYTEFSYQLLQSMDFLELYRRYGCTLQQGGSDQWGNLTAGLDLIHRLEPGAEVHALATPLMTKADGTKFGKSESGAVWLDAEMTTPYAFYQFWLNVDDRDVSRYMRILSFRTPAELEELEKVTEERPQARTAQRALAEELTTLVHGADQCAAVVAASKALFGQGELGELDEATLSAALSEVPHARVTELGPLVDLLVEAGLAPSKSGARRTVKEGGAYVNNVKAVDGEVAPGREELLHGRWLVLRRGKKNLAAIEVTAG; this is translated from the coding sequence GTGACGGACATCGTCGACGAGCTGAAGTGGCGCGGGCTGTTCGCCCAGTCCACCGATGAAGACGCATTGCGCAAGGCTCTCGCGGACGGTCCGGTCACGTTCTATTGCGGTTACGACCCCACCGCGGCGAGTCTGCACGTCGGCCATCTGGTGCAGGTGCTCACGATGCGCCGGCTCCAGCAGGCCGGTCTGCGTCCGCTCGCCCTGGTGGGCGGGGCCACCGGTCAGATCGGTGACCCCCGGCCGACCGCCGAGCGCACGCTGAACGACCCGGAGACGGTCGCCCGGTGGGTGACCCGGCTGCGCTCGCAGATCGAGCCGTTCCTGTCCTTCGAGGGCGAGAACGCCGCGGTCATGGTGAACAACCTGGACTGGACCGCGGGCCTGTCCGCGATCGAGTTCCTGCGGGACATCGGCAAGCACTTCCGGGTCAACAAGATGCTGACCAAGGAATCCATCGCCCGCCGGCTGGAGTCCGACGAGGGCATCAGCTACACCGAGTTCAGCTACCAGCTGCTCCAGAGCATGGACTTCCTGGAGCTGTACCGCCGCTACGGCTGCACCCTGCAGCAGGGCGGCAGCGACCAGTGGGGCAACCTCACCGCCGGTCTCGACCTGATCCACCGCCTGGAGCCGGGCGCCGAGGTGCACGCGCTGGCGACCCCGCTGATGACGAAGGCGGACGGCACCAAGTTCGGCAAGTCGGAGAGCGGGGCCGTCTGGCTCGACGCGGAGATGACCACGCCGTACGCGTTCTACCAGTTCTGGCTGAACGTGGACGACCGGGACGTCTCGCGCTACATGCGCATCCTCAGCTTCCGGACCCCGGCCGAGCTGGAGGAGCTGGAGAAGGTCACCGAGGAGCGCCCGCAGGCGCGGACGGCGCAGCGCGCGCTGGCCGAGGAGCTGACGACGCTGGTGCACGGGGCGGACCAGTGCGCCGCCGTGGTCGCCGCGTCGAAGGCCCTGTTCGGCCAGGGCGAGCTGGGTGAGCTGGACGAGGCGACGCTGAGCGCCGCCCTGTCCGAGGTGCCGCACGCCCGGGTCACCGAGCTGGGTCCGCTGGTGGACCTGCTGGTGGAGGCCGGCCTGGCCCCGAGCAAGTCGGGGGCGCGGCGCACGGTCAAGGAGGGCGGCGCGTACGTGAACAACGTCAAGGCCGTCGACGGCGAGGTGGCGCCGGGCCGCGAGGAGCTGCTGCACGGGCGCTGGCTGGTGCTGCGCCGGGGCAAGAAGAACCTGGCGGCGATCGAGGTCACGGCCGGCTGA
- a CDS encoding metallopeptidase TldD-related protein — protein sequence MSRVSKPYEIVERALELSTADGCVVIADEESSANLRWAGNALTTNGVTRGRTLTVVATVDGAEGTASGVVSRAAVTADDLEPLVRAAEAAARSAGPAEDAQPLVTGVPASPDFTDAPAETDSDVFAAFAPALGDAFARARSGGRELYGFAHHQMTSSYLGTSTGLRLRHDQPNGTLELNAKSPDRTRSAWAGRSTRDFKDVDPAELDAELARRLGWAERRIELPAGRYETLLPPTAVADLLIYQLWSSTARDATEGRTVFSKPGGGTRLGETLSPLPLTLRSDPHAPGLESAPFVIAHSSGDGGSVFDNGLPLARTDWVADGRLERLTTTRHTAGLTGLPVAPAVDNLILEGGGERSLEEMVAATTGRALLLTCLWYIREVDPATLLLTGLTRDGVYLVEDGEVVGEVNNFRFNESPVDLLSRATEAGRTEKTLPREWGDWFTRAAMPALRIPDFNMSSVSRGV from the coding sequence ATGAGCCGCGTCAGCAAGCCGTACGAGATCGTCGAGCGCGCGCTCGAACTGTCCACCGCCGACGGCTGTGTGGTCATCGCGGACGAGGAGTCCTCGGCCAATCTGCGCTGGGCCGGCAACGCGCTCACCACCAACGGTGTGACCCGGGGCCGGACCCTGACCGTCGTCGCCACGGTCGACGGCGCCGAGGGCACCGCCTCCGGTGTGGTCTCCCGCGCCGCCGTCACCGCGGACGACCTGGAGCCGCTGGTGCGGGCCGCCGAGGCCGCCGCGCGCTCCGCCGGGCCGGCCGAGGACGCGCAGCCGCTGGTCACCGGGGTGCCCGCGTCGCCCGACTTCACGGACGCGCCGGCCGAGACGGACTCGGACGTGTTCGCCGCGTTCGCCCCGGCCCTCGGGGACGCCTTCGCGCGGGCCCGTTCCGGCGGGCGCGAGCTGTACGGCTTCGCCCACCACCAGATGACCTCCAGCTACCTGGGCACGTCCACGGGGCTGCGGCTGCGCCACGACCAGCCGAACGGCACGCTGGAGCTGAACGCCAAGTCGCCCGACCGCACCCGTTCGGCCTGGGCGGGCCGCTCCACGCGGGACTTCAAGGACGTCGACCCGGCGGAGCTGGACGCGGAGCTGGCGCGGCGGCTCGGCTGGGCGGAGCGCCGTATCGAGCTGCCCGCCGGGCGGTACGAGACGCTGCTGCCGCCGACCGCCGTCGCGGACCTGCTGATCTACCAGCTCTGGTCGTCCACGGCGCGGGACGCGACGGAGGGCCGCACGGTGTTCTCCAAGCCGGGCGGCGGTACCCGGCTCGGCGAGACGCTGTCCCCGCTGCCGCTGACCCTGCGCAGCGACCCGCACGCGCCGGGGCTGGAGTCGGCCCCCTTCGTCATCGCCCACTCCTCCGGCGACGGCGGCTCGGTCTTCGACAACGGACTGCCGCTGGCCCGGACCGACTGGGTCGCCGACGGCCGCCTGGAGCGGCTGACGACGACCCGGCACACCGCGGGCCTGACCGGGCTGCCGGTCGCCCCGGCGGTCGACAACCTGATCCTGGAGGGCGGCGGCGAACGGTCGCTGGAGGAGATGGTGGCCGCCACGACCGGCCGGGCGCTGCTGCTGACCTGCCTCTGGTACATCCGCGAGGTGGACCCGGCCACGCTGCTGCTGACCGGGCTGACCCGGGACGGCGTCTATCTGGTGGAGGACGGCGAGGTGGTGGGCGAGGTGAACAACTTCCGGTTCAACGAGTCCCCGGTCGACCTGCTGTCCCGGGCCACCGAGGCGGGCCGCACCGAGAAGACCCTGCCGCGCGAGTGGGGCGACTGGTTCACCCGGGCCGCGATGCCCGCGCTGCGCATCCCGGACTTCAACATGAGCTCGGTCAGCCGGGGTGTGTGA